The Tepidibacter aestuarii genome contains a region encoding:
- a CDS encoding NADH peroxidase: MKKFICKVCGYTHEGENAPDVCPQCKAPKDQFIEHDETKLSWADEHFVGIAKDVDPEIIEGLRQNFLGECTEVGMYLAMSRQADREGFPEVAEAYKRIAWEEAEHAAKFAELLGEVVTDSTEKNLQMRVDAEHGACMGKKELATKAKKLNLDAIHDTVHEMCKDEARHGSAFNGLLKRYFGK, translated from the coding sequence ATGAAAAAATTTATATGTAAAGTATGCGGTTATACTCACGAGGGGGAAAATGCACCAGATGTATGTCCACAATGTAAAGCTCCTAAAGATCAATTCATAGAACATGACGAAACAAAGTTATCTTGGGCTGATGAGCATTTTGTTGGAATAGCTAAAGATGTAGATCCAGAAATAATAGAAGGTCTTCGTCAAAACTTCTTAGGAGAATGTACAGAAGTAGGTATGTACCTTGCTATGAGCCGTCAAGCTGATAGAGAAGGATTCCCAGAAGTAGCTGAAGCTTACAAGAGAATAGCTTGGGAAGAAGCTGAACATGCTGCTAAATTTGCAGAGTTATTAGGAGAAGTTGTGACTGATAGTACTGAAAAGAACTTACAAATGAGAGTAGATGCTGAGCACGGTGCTTGTATGGGTAAAAAAGAATTAGCTACTAAGGCTAAGAAATTAAACTTAGATGCAATCCATGATACAGTTCATGAAATGTGTAAAGATGAAGCTAGACACGGTTCAGCTTTCAATGGTTTATTAAAGAGATACTTTGGTAAATAA
- a CDS encoding YnfA family protein — protein MLNSIILFILAGIAEIGGGYLVWIWLREGKPYVYGIVGAIVLVIYGVIPTFQKFPSFGRVYAAYGGIFVFLSILWGWGIDKKTPDVFDFIGGVVCLVGVSIILWAPRH, from the coding sequence GTGCTAAATTCTATAATACTATTCATATTAGCAGGGATTGCAGAAATTGGTGGGGGATACTTGGTTTGGATTTGGCTAAGAGAAGGTAAGCCTTATGTTTATGGTATTGTTGGAGCTATTGTTTTAGTTATATACGGGGTAATACCAACCTTTCAAAAATTCCCAAGTTTCGGAAGAGTATATGCAGCTTACGGTGGAATATTTGTTTTTTTATCAATATTATGGGGATGGGGAATAGATAAAAAGACTCCAGATGTATTTGATTTTATAGGTGGAGTCGTATGCTTAGTGGGAGTAAGTATAATTCTTTGGGCTCCAAGACACTAA
- a CDS encoding H-type small acid-soluble spore protein: MNNQRAKEIASSPIMANVTYNGSQIYIESVNENNDSASIHFLNQREKSQEVPLSSLTEHEYWKK; encoded by the coding sequence ATGAATAACCAACGTGCTAAAGAAATTGCTTCTTCTCCAATCATGGCTAATGTAACTTATAATGGATCACAGATTTACATCGAATCAGTAAATGAAAATAATGATTCTGCTAGTATTCATTTCCTGAACCAACGAGAAAAAAGTCAAGAAGTACCTTTGAGTAGTTTAACAGAACACGAATATTGGAAAAAATAA
- a CDS encoding methyl-accepting chemotaxis protein — MILKFRDWKIRKKLLGGFLGLILLFILFGVTVYMSIYEISNQKIPLMRNVDDIYNITLELRKNEKDFFIRDSTNLEFFKTGKSEHIDKFESNFNKLIDTINLIKKNKMILSNEDDIKKLNQMIVLSQEYHDKFLKVVEKTKTKGFKDYGLIGELRKAANTIENSVEILPRNKDLKILLLQARRNEKDYLLRKDVQYPAKLDETVYQFKTLLNSTKYNQETKLDINTLIEEYKNSFDKVVSIDKEIGFKETQGLIGAYRKTIHSLEPLVDAVHKNIMTEIDQEAQNKIRKTIISIILINVFAVLSAIYISKLITKPIKKMVDKTQIIASGDLTQEIKVYSKDEIGDFTASLKTMQESLRNLIGNLYNSADNVSSSSQQLAMVSEENAQMSEQVAQTMKQLAIGVGNQSDHTTKTNKLIVNLMDHINLVNENSYKMAQLSNDVSIQANLGKEVMDTATNQMDKINTTTCSANEVIQELNEKSKKIGQILEVISNISEQTNLLALNAAIESARAGEQGRGFAVLAEEIRKLAAQSQNSSKEIYTLIADLQNGISVVVSSIENTSVEVDLGKKIINQTGYTFEKILKTIKETTEKIKEVSSGIEEIRYNGEQAAQSVEEIASITNEFESSIEEVSVSAQQQSASVEEIAATSNELAQMAEYLNSLVGNFKI; from the coding sequence ATGATATTAAAGTTTCGAGATTGGAAAATTAGAAAAAAACTACTTGGAGGATTTTTGGGGTTAATTTTACTTTTTATATTGTTTGGAGTTACAGTATACATGTCAATATATGAAATTAGTAATCAAAAAATCCCTTTGATGAGAAATGTCGATGATATTTATAATATTACATTAGAACTGAGAAAAAATGAAAAAGATTTTTTTATTAGAGACTCTACAAATCTAGAATTTTTTAAAACAGGCAAAAGTGAACATATCGATAAATTTGAATCTAATTTTAACAAACTTATAGATACAATTAACTTAATTAAGAAAAATAAAATGATTCTTAGTAATGAAGATGACATAAAAAAATTAAATCAAATGATAGTTTTATCACAAGAATATCATGATAAATTTCTAAAAGTAGTTGAAAAAACAAAAACAAAAGGCTTTAAGGACTATGGTTTAATTGGAGAGTTAAGAAAGGCAGCAAACACTATAGAAAATAGTGTAGAAATTTTACCACGAAACAAAGACTTGAAAATTTTACTTTTACAAGCTAGAAGAAATGAAAAAGACTATCTTCTAAGAAAAGATGTGCAGTATCCTGCTAAATTGGATGAAACTGTTTACCAATTTAAAACTTTATTAAACAGTACAAAATATAATCAAGAAACTAAATTAGATATAAATACATTAATTGAAGAATATAAAAATAGCTTTGATAAAGTAGTATCTATTGATAAGGAAATAGGATTTAAAGAGACACAAGGGCTAATAGGAGCTTATAGAAAGACTATTCATAGCCTTGAGCCACTTGTAGATGCAGTTCATAAAAATATTATGACAGAAATAGATCAGGAAGCACAAAATAAGATAAGAAAAACTATTATAAGTATTATTCTTATTAATGTTTTTGCAGTTTTATCTGCAATTTACATATCAAAATTAATAACTAAACCAATAAAGAAAATGGTTGATAAAACACAAATAATTGCATCTGGAGATTTAACACAAGAAATAAAAGTATATTCTAAAGATGAAATTGGTGATTTTACAGCTTCTTTAAAAACTATGCAGGAAAGCTTAAGAAATTTAATTGGCAATTTATATAATAGTGCCGATAATGTATCTTCATCTAGTCAACAATTAGCCATGGTTTCTGAAGAAAATGCTCAAATGTCAGAACAAGTAGCGCAAACTATGAAGCAGTTAGCTATAGGTGTGGGCAATCAAAGTGATCATACAACAAAAACAAATAAACTAATTGTAAATCTTATGGATCATATTAATCTGGTAAATGAAAATTCATATAAAATGGCTCAATTATCAAATGATGTCTCTATTCAGGCTAATTTAGGTAAAGAAGTTATGGATACAGCAACTAACCAAATGGACAAAATAAATACAACAACATGTAGTGCAAATGAGGTAATACAAGAATTAAATGAGAAATCAAAAAAAATAGGGCAAATACTAGAAGTTATATCAAATATTTCAGAACAAACGAATTTACTTGCATTAAATGCAGCTATAGAATCAGCTAGAGCTGGTGAACAAGGAAGAGGATTTGCAGTATTAGCAGAAGAAATCAGAAAGCTAGCAGCACAATCACAAAATTCTTCTAAAGAAATATATACTCTTATAGCTGATTTACAAAATGGAATATCTGTAGTTGTTTCTTCTATAGAAAATACTAGTGTAGAAGTTGACTTAGGTAAAAAAATAATAAACCAAACAGGATATACATTTGAAAAAATACTAAAAACAATAAAAGAAACTACAGAAAAAATAAAAGAAGTGAGCTCTGGAATAGAAGAAATCAGATACAACGGAGAGCAAGCAGCTCAATCTGTTGAAGAAATTGCAAGTATCACAAATGAATTTGAATCAAGTATTGAAGAGGTAAGTGTATCAGCTCAGCAGCAGTCAGCATCTGTAGAAGAAATTGCAGCTACATCAAATGAACTAGCCCAAATGGCAGAATATCTAAACTCATTAGTTGGAAATTTTAAAATTTAA
- a CDS encoding PAS domain-containing sensor histidine kinase — translation MKLQKIGQADIVSSLINCLTILLGLIFYYYKIKLNYTIVIGGVILLLILNIIAIITNLKSKDYINKMEDKLDLLEEIIESSPNAVFVHRKLEFKYLNKKAAAIFGFQNPEEVVGKPVEDFVKFNIDAIGQERYDAVTEGRYFEPIIEEMFFRENGEVIEMEIYGSSIKVNGNNYALVLCKNVTEKKKILELEEKVYQEEKKLREKIEHDRIKDEFFANLSHELRTPLTIILGAIQLLENTSESIVPRQNKSFKTLKQNGYRLLRLINNLLDITKIDAGYFDINMDKYNIVSVVEDITLSVVDYVENKGLYIEFDTEIEEKIVSCHIESMDRIILNLISNAVKFTPEGGSIFVNIFDEVDNVKIVIKDTGIGIKEENIDLIFDRFRQADKSFTRNHEGSGIGLSIVKSLVEMQGGTISLSSQYGKGSEFIIKLPVEDVSINHNLNTTMEKETYIKQKINIEFSDI, via the coding sequence ATGAAATTACAAAAGATAGGCCAAGCAGATATTGTATCTAGCTTGATTAATTGTTTGACTATATTATTAGGTTTAATTTTTTATTATTATAAAATTAAGCTAAATTATACTATTGTTATAGGTGGAGTTATTTTATTATTAATTTTAAATATAATAGCAATAATAACAAATTTAAAATCAAAAGATTATATAAACAAAATGGAGGACAAGCTTGATTTGCTTGAAGAAATTATTGAGTCATCACCTAATGCAGTTTTTGTACATAGGAAATTAGAGTTCAAATATTTAAATAAAAAAGCGGCAGCAATTTTTGGATTTCAAAATCCAGAAGAGGTGGTTGGAAAACCTGTAGAAGATTTTGTTAAATTCAATATAGATGCAATAGGACAAGAAAGGTATGATGCTGTTACAGAAGGAAGATATTTCGAACCTATCATAGAAGAAATGTTTTTTAGAGAAAATGGAGAAGTTATTGAAATGGAGATCTATGGAAGTTCTATAAAGGTAAACGGTAATAACTATGCATTAGTCTTATGTAAAAATGTCACTGAAAAAAAGAAAATATTAGAGCTAGAAGAAAAAGTATATCAAGAAGAAAAAAAATTAAGAGAAAAAATAGAACATGATAGAATTAAGGATGAATTCTTCGCTAATTTATCTCATGAATTAAGAACGCCATTAACGATAATTTTAGGTGCAATACAACTTCTTGAAAATACATCTGAATCAATTGTACCTAGACAAAATAAAAGCTTTAAAACATTAAAACAAAATGGTTATAGATTATTAAGATTAATAAATAATTTATTAGATATTACTAAAATAGATGCAGGGTATTTTGATATAAACATGGATAAATATAACATAGTGTCTGTAGTTGAAGATATTACATTATCAGTTGTAGACTATGTAGAAAATAAAGGATTATACATAGAATTTGATACAGAAATTGAGGAAAAAATAGTTAGTTGCCACATAGAGAGCATGGACAGAATTATACTTAATTTAATATCAAATGCTGTAAAATTCACGCCAGAAGGTGGAAGTATATTTGTTAATATTTTTGATGAAGTTGATAATGTGAAGATTGTAATAAAGGATACAGGTATAGGGATAAAAGAAGAGAATATTGATTTGATTTTTGATAGATTTAGACAGGCAGATAAATCATTTACAAGAAATCATGAGGGTAGTGGAATAGGATTATCTATAGTTAAATCTCTAGTAGAGATGCAAGGGGGAACAATATCCTTAAGTAGTCAATACGGTAAGGGAAGCGAATTTATTATAAAACTACCAGTGGAGGATGTATCTATAAATCATAATTTAAATACAACAATGGAAAAAGAAACTTATATAAAACAAAAAATTAATATCGAATTTTCTGATATATAA
- a CDS encoding aerolysin family beta-barrel pore-forming toxin has translation MGLKNTLKKVTSCSLIMMQLMSFMPSQAVFAATDDIPSQSPAIFSMQDEESLKAKIIQDPAFIKDLANLAHQMGLGWCGGTASQYVGDDFEFEKIGPNHYILKARYNENDPYASGYRAGERLEIDITNVKFYIDTDSLKLGKPKVTELKAANSTSKIIRNGGDCENTFVVDYSATEETSFTKTDGGQWAVTAGVKQTFTVKSSEVTGGVDSATELSVSATGGESWSEAKGTSTRVTQSSQERINVLPNKKAKVTTLAFQQKSDIPYTVNMYLDYDVQFKGFMRWKDNSRFGHDESRPTYDDIKFGGKPSYLGGTLGGPEDILDQYLHRDINGYSKWDWDWILDKYKDTTGYWSTKSVLSRITKKKYATTVSGKFTNIGGMHFDTLVEDLGELTDEDKGLPEISDAPASRERRSTDDDTPESNIEFNSMSVTPLTDSSQLKIIPQTEISASASSEETEQASNAASCAIDGNDDTIWHTKWDDDNTNPHSITLDLGDNYDVSQLNYLPRQDSEAYGGKNGRIIKYKIFASTDGVGFTKVAEGTWSDDYSEKIAHISSLNARYITLEAVESIGGFASAAEINVYSK, from the coding sequence ATGGGTTTAAAAAATACACTTAAAAAAGTTACTAGCTGTTCATTAATTATGATGCAGCTTATGAGTTTCATGCCTTCTCAAGCTGTTTTTGCTGCAACAGATGATATTCCAAGTCAAAGTCCTGCAATATTTTCTATGCAAGATGAAGAATCATTAAAAGCTAAAATTATTCAAGATCCTGCTTTTATTAAAGATTTAGCGAATCTTGCTCATCAAATGGGATTAGGTTGGTGTGGAGGCACAGCATCTCAATATGTTGGTGATGATTTTGAATTTGAAAAAATTGGTCCAAATCATTATATATTAAAGGCTCGTTATAACGAAAATGATCCATATGCTAGTGGTTATAGAGCTGGTGAAAGATTAGAAATTGATATTACTAACGTAAAATTTTATATTGATACTGATTCATTAAAGCTTGGAAAACCTAAAGTTACTGAGTTAAAAGCAGCTAATTCAACATCAAAAATAATAAGAAACGGTGGCGACTGTGAGAATACCTTTGTTGTTGACTATTCTGCTACAGAAGAAACAAGTTTTACAAAAACAGATGGTGGCCAGTGGGCTGTAACTGCAGGGGTAAAGCAGACATTTACGGTTAAATCTTCAGAGGTAACAGGTGGAGTAGATAGTGCTACAGAGCTCTCTGTTTCAGCTACAGGTGGTGAGTCTTGGTCAGAAGCAAAAGGTACTTCAACAAGGGTAACACAGTCTTCACAAGAAAGAATTAATGTACTTCCTAATAAAAAAGCTAAGGTGACTACACTTGCTTTCCAGCAAAAATCAGATATACCATATACCGTTAATATGTATTTAGACTATGACGTTCAATTCAAAGGGTTCATGAGATGGAAGGATAATTCAAGATTTGGTCACGACGAAAGCAGACCTACTTATGATGATATTAAATTTGGAGGTAAGCCAAGTTATTTAGGTGGTACTTTAGGTGGTCCTGAGGATATTTTAGACCAATATCTTCATAGAGACATAAATGGTTATTCAAAATGGGACTGGGATTGGATATTAGATAAGTACAAAGATACTACTGGTTACTGGAGTACTAAGTCAGTTTTAAGTCGTATTACGAAAAAGAAATATGCTACAACCGTTTCAGGTAAATTTACTAATATTGGGGGTATGCACTTTGATACATTAGTAGAAGATCTAGGAGAGTTAACAGATGAGGATAAAGGTCTTCCAGAGATAAGTGATGCACCAGCAAGTCGTGAGAGAAGATCTACTGATGATGACACACCTGAGTCTAATATAGAATTTAATAGTATGAGTGTTACTCCATTAACAGATTCATCACAGCTAAAAATCATACCACAAACTGAAATATCTGCGAGTGCATCAAGTGAAGAAACAGAACAAGCATCAAATGCTGCAAGTTGTGCTATAGATGGTAATGACGATACAATCTGGCATACAAAATGGGATGATGATAATACAAATCCTCATTCTATTACATTAGATCTTGGTGATAACTATGATGTTAGTCAATTAAATTACCTTCCAAGACAAGATTCAGAAGCTTATGGTGGAAAAAATGGAAGAATTATAAAGTATAAAATATTTGCAAGTACAGACGGTGTAGGTTTTACAAAAGTAGCTGAGGGAACTTGGTCAGATGATTATTCTGAAAAGATAGCACATATCTCTTCTTTAAATGCTCGTTATATTACTCTTGAAGCAGTTGAATCAATTGGTGGATTTGCTTCTGCAGCAGAAATTAATGTTTATAGTAAATAG
- a CDS encoding response regulator transcription factor encodes MKSIKILIVDDMPLIRETLRAILDLEEDMQVIGVCENGLNGYERTRVLLPDVVLMDVKMPVSNGVEGLKLIKKDFPKTVVLMLTSFDYDEYIIEALANGANGYLLKDVNIDNLIQAIRSVVNGKLLIESDIAFKLAEYILKSKIDDNQAQFLSLSEREKEISDLLIQGYSNKEISNQLNLSSGTIKNYVSSIYAKLGTNNREDAIKILNDIF; translated from the coding sequence ATGAAGAGCATCAAGATATTAATTGTAGATGATATGCCTCTTATAAGAGAGACCCTCCGAGCAATTTTAGATCTGGAAGAGGATATGCAGGTAATCGGTGTTTGTGAAAATGGCCTTAATGGGTATGAAAGGACAAGAGTGCTATTGCCAGATGTAGTTCTTATGGATGTAAAAATGCCTGTATCCAACGGAGTAGAAGGTCTAAAATTGATAAAAAAAGATTTTCCAAAAACAGTTGTTCTTATGCTTACCAGCTTTGATTATGATGAATACATTATTGAAGCCTTAGCTAATGGTGCCAATGGATATCTTTTAAAAGATGTGAATATAGACAATTTAATACAAGCAATTCGAAGTGTAGTCAATGGAAAACTCTTAATAGAATCAGATATAGCTTTTAAGCTTGCCGAATATATACTTAAATCTAAAATAGATGACAATCAAGCACAATTTCTTTCTTTATCAGAAAGAGAAAAAGAAATTTCAGATTTATTAATCCAAGGATATAGCAATAAAGAAATTTCTAATCAGCTTAATCTTTCCTCTGGAACAATTAAAAATTATGTTAGCTCTATATATGCAAAACTTGGAACAAATAATCGAGAAGATGCAATTAAAATATTAAATGATATATTTTAA
- a CDS encoding four-helix bundle copper-binding protein codes for MRSDYPDSYYENIDYNRPYHGDLLETLQECEATCEHMTTFIKKKYPKRKLQLILLRDCADICGLTAKYIARQSPFARDAARLCANICYRCGMECAKYPDRESQRCSKICLNCARECQAFAMGY; via the coding sequence ATGAGATCTGATTATCCAGATAGTTATTATGAAAATATAGATTATAACCGCCCATATCATGGGGATTTATTAGAAACTCTTCAAGAATGTGAAGCTACTTGCGAACATATGACTACTTTCATAAAGAAGAAATACCCTAAAAGAAAATTACAACTTATACTCCTTCGTGATTGTGCAGATATTTGTGGACTAACTGCAAAGTATATTGCACGACAGAGTCCATTTGCAAGAGATGCAGCTAGATTATGTGCAAATATATGTTACCGCTGTGGAATGGAATGCGCTAAGTATCCTGATAGAGAATCTCAAAGATGTTCAAAAATATGTCTAAACTGCGCAAGAGAGTGTCAAGCTTTTGCCATGGGATACTAG
- a CDS encoding amino acid ABC transporter ATP-binding protein encodes MIKIKNLYKRFNKLEVLKEINLEIKKGEVVAVIGPSGTGKSTLLRCINYLEVPDKGEIEIEDLRINTKNVTKEQIHKLRKVTSMVFQNYNLFKNKTAVQNILEPLIVVKKMDYKKAEKIALDILEKIGLIDKKDSYPSKLSGGQQQRVGIGRAMVVSPKIMLFDEPTSALDPELVGEVLDVIRGLAKNHTTMIIVTHEMRFAKEVADRVLFMDGGSIVEEGSPDDIFNNPKNERTIKFLKQVKS; translated from the coding sequence ATGATAAAAATTAAAAATTTATATAAAAGATTTAACAAATTAGAAGTCCTAAAAGAAATTAATTTAGAAATTAAAAAAGGTGAAGTGGTTGCAGTAATTGGTCCTTCAGGTACGGGAAAATCTACTTTACTTAGATGTATAAATTATTTAGAAGTTCCTGATAAAGGAGAAATTGAAATAGAAGATTTAAGGATAAATACAAAAAATGTAACTAAAGAACAAATACATAAATTGAGAAAAGTTACATCTATGGTATTCCAAAACTATAATCTTTTTAAAAATAAAACAGCAGTGCAAAATATTCTTGAGCCATTGATTGTAGTAAAAAAGATGGATTATAAAAAAGCAGAAAAGATTGCATTGGATATATTAGAGAAAATAGGACTAATAGATAAAAAAGATAGCTACCCTTCAAAATTATCAGGAGGACAGCAGCAAAGAGTTGGAATTGGTAGAGCTATGGTTGTAAGCCCTAAAATTATGTTGTTTGATGAACCAACATCTGCATTAGATCCTGAACTTGTAGGAGAAGTTTTAGATGTAATAAGAGGATTGGCAAAAAATCATACTACTATGATTATTGTTACTCATGAAATGAGATTTGCAAAAGAAGTAGCAGATAGAGTTTTATTTATGGATGGTGGAAGTATTGTTGAAGAAGGTTCGCCGGATGATATTTTTAATAATCCCAAAAATGAAAGAACAATAAAATTTTTAAAACAAGTGAAGTCTTAA
- a CDS encoding amino acid ABC transporter permease: MEVFSFDFALGLLPLMLKYLHVTLLMSVLSLVFGLMIAIIVSLIIQTKIKILYPITRVYVSFFRGTPLIAQLFFLYFGLVQIFPSLKGMDAFTTAVIGLSLNASAYMSETIRGAISSVDKGQMEGALSIGMTYLQAMRRVILPQAARVAIPALSNNFIDIIKGSSLAFTLGVTEIMATAQMEGAAAYRFFEAFTDVIIIYWVVISLFGYLQKKLEIKMTKAY; the protein is encoded by the coding sequence ATGGAAGTTTTCAGTTTTGATTTTGCATTGGGTCTACTTCCGTTAATGTTAAAGTATTTGCATGTGACCCTCTTAATGTCTGTGTTATCTTTAGTGTTTGGATTGATGATTGCAATTATAGTTTCATTAATTATTCAAACTAAAATAAAAATTTTATATCCTATTACAAGGGTATATGTTTCATTTTTTAGAGGCACACCTCTTATAGCGCAACTGTTTTTCTTATATTTTGGATTGGTTCAGATATTCCCAAGTTTAAAAGGAATGGATGCTTTTACAACTGCAGTGATAGGACTAAGTTTGAACGCTTCAGCATATATGTCTGAAACAATTAGAGGTGCAATATCATCTGTAGATAAAGGACAAATGGAAGGGGCTTTATCTATAGGAATGACTTATCTTCAGGCGATGAGAAGGGTTATTTTACCACAAGCTGCAAGGGTGGCTATACCAGCTTTGTCTAATAATTTTATTGATATTATAAAAGGTTCTTCTCTTGCCTTTACATTAGGGGTAACAGAAATAATGGCTACAGCTCAAATGGAAGGAGCTGCAGCCTATAGATTTTTTGAAGCTTTTACAGATGTAATCATTATATATTGGGTGGTTATATCATTGTTTGGATACTTACAAAAGAAATTAGAAATTAAGATGACCAAAGCGTATTAG
- a CDS encoding transporter substrate-binding domain-containing protein gives MFKKMKAAILLVVVLMTTMLFAGCNTTEDVKADESTSQETEKVIRVGTGGTYSPWCFKENDKLQGFEVDVWNEIGKRAGYKVEFTVSKFSGLVGLLDAGKIDTVAHQMSITKERQEKYNFTEPYAYSKYDFIVKKDSTYEKIEDLKGKKVGAWLGGNGEKTLRALNEEYKLDLDMSFYDGTPLEKEVEMGRLDACWQGAIKSQTVIKQGNLDVKLMGANTEIGSEINAYPFTKSEEGKEMSGNISKVIKEMHEDGTLSELSKKWFDLDTTKK, from the coding sequence ATGTTTAAAAAGATGAAAGCAGCAATATTGTTAGTAGTAGTATTAATGACTACTATGTTATTTGCAGGATGTAATACAACAGAAGATGTAAAAGCTGATGAAAGCACATCACAAGAGACTGAAAAAGTAATAAGAGTGGGAACTGGTGGTACATATAGTCCATGGTGTTTTAAGGAAAATGATAAGCTCCAAGGATTTGAAGTAGATGTTTGGAATGAAATAGGAAAAAGAGCAGGATATAAGGTTGAATTTACAGTATCAAAGTTTAGTGGATTGGTTGGATTGTTAGATGCTGGTAAAATTGATACAGTGGCACATCAAATGTCTATTACAAAAGAGAGACAAGAAAAATATAATTTTACTGAACCATATGCTTATAGTAAATATGATTTTATAGTAAAAAAAGATAGTACTTATGAAAAAATAGAAGATCTTAAAGGTAAAAAAGTTGGAGCTTGGTTAGGTGGAAATGGAGAAAAAACATTAAGAGCATTAAATGAAGAATATAAACTTGATTTAGATATGTCATTTTATGATGGGACACCTTTAGAAAAGGAAGTGGAAATGGGAAGACTAGATGCATGCTGGCAAGGAGCAATCAAATCTCAAACAGTTATTAAACAAGGAAATCTAGATGTAAAATTAATGGGAGCAAATACAGAAATAGGATCAGAAATCAATGCATATCCATTTACAAAAAGTGAAGAGGGTAAAGAAATGTCAGGAAATATTAGCAAAGTCATTAAAGAAATGCATGAAGATGGGACACTAAGTGAACTATCTAAAAAGTGGTTTGATTTAGATACAACAAAAAAATAA
- a CDS encoding MalY/PatB family protein, with protein sequence MKYNFDEVINRLNTNCLKWDGLEERFGILDKDLLPLWVADMDFKSPQCVMDAIINRGIHGIFGYAGGYDTYYDAVIYWMKYRHNWDIKKEWIVFTPGVVPALNIILKALTNHGDKVIIQSPIYPPFFKSVKNNGCDVVDNPLKFDGTKYVMDFDDLEKKIDGKVKLMFLCSPHNPVGRVWSKEELKRLGEICIKNNIILVSDEIHADLVLKGHKHTPFASISEEFAQNTIVCTAPSKTFNIAGLQTSNIIITNEIIRNKFLKERESCGISKPNTFGIEALEAAYRHGEEWLDHLLVYLEQNLSYLTKYIEENIPNVNVIQPEATYLVWLDLRKLGLNKNDLENIIFNKGKLILNQGYTYGKEGEGFVRINIACPQSILKEGLSRLKKSIDNHL encoded by the coding sequence ATGAAATATAATTTTGATGAAGTAATTAATCGTTTAAATACAAATTGTTTAAAATGGGATGGATTAGAAGAACGGTTTGGGATTTTGGATAAAGATTTACTACCTTTATGGGTAGCAGATATGGATTTTAAATCACCACAGTGTGTAATGGATGCAATTATTAATAGGGGGATTCACGGTATTTTTGGATATGCTGGAGGATATGATACTTATTATGACGCAGTGATTTATTGGATGAAGTATCGTCACAATTGGGATATAAAAAAAGAATGGATTGTATTTACACCAGGGGTTGTTCCAGCATTAAATATTATATTAAAAGCATTAACAAATCATGGAGATAAAGTAATCATTCAATCTCCTATATACCCACCATTTTTTAAATCAGTTAAAAATAATGGATGTGATGTAGTTGATAATCCTTTGAAGTTTGATGGAACAAAATATGTAATGGATTTTGATGATTTAGAGAAAAAAATTGATGGTAAGGTAAAACTTATGTTTTTATGTAGTCCTCATAATCCAGTAGGAAGAGTGTGGAGTAAAGAAGAATTAAAAAGGCTTGGAGAGATTTGTATAAAAAACAATATAATACTTGTGTCTGATGAAATTCATGCTGATTTAGTATTAAAAGGTCATAAGCATACGCCTTTTGCTTCAATAAGTGAGGAATTTGCTCAAAATACAATTGTTTGTACAGCGCCGAGTAAGACTTTTAATATTGCAGGTCTTCAGACTTCAAATATTATTATCACAAATGAAATAATAAGAAACAAGTTCTTAAAAGAAAGAGAAAGCTGTGGTATTTCAAAGCCAAATACATTTGGAATAGAAGCATTAGAAGCAGCTTATAGACATGGAGAAGAATGGTTAGATCATCTTTTGGTATATTTAGAACAAAATTTAAGTTATTTGACAAAATACATAGAAGAGAATATTCCTAATGTAAATGTGATTCAACCTGAAGCAACATATTTAGTATGGCTAGATTTAAGAAAATTAGGATTGAATAAAAATGATTTAGAAAATATTATTTTTAACAAAGGAAAGTTAATATTAAATCAAGGATATACATATGGGAAAGAAGGAGAAGGTTTTGTAAGAATAAATATTGCTTGTCCACAATCTATATTGAAAGAAGGACTAAGTAGGTTGAAAAAATCTATAGACAATCATCTATAA